In Hamadaea flava, a genomic segment contains:
- a CDS encoding VOC family protein, whose translation MAYNFQVVVDSADPHQQADWWAETLGWEVEPSDEAFIRKMVAEGYATESDTREYNGTLVWAAGQAIRHPEGLERAPRVLFQTVPESKTVKNRLHLDVRVGEQNHAEVVAKLIERGATKLWDGRQGPSTWVTMADPEGNEFCVA comes from the coding sequence ATGGCGTACAACTTCCAAGTAGTAGTGGACAGCGCGGACCCGCATCAGCAGGCGGACTGGTGGGCCGAGACGCTGGGCTGGGAAGTCGAGCCGTCCGACGAGGCATTCATCCGCAAAATGGTGGCCGAGGGGTACGCGACCGAGAGCGACACGCGGGAGTACAACGGCACCCTGGTCTGGGCTGCGGGCCAGGCGATCCGGCACCCGGAGGGCCTGGAACGCGCACCGCGAGTGCTGTTCCAGACGGTGCCGGAGTCGAAGACCGTGAAGAACCGCCTGCATCTGGACGTACGCGTCGGCGAGCAGAACCACGCGGAAGTCGTCGCGAAGCTGATCGAGCGCGGAGCTACGAAGCTGTGGGACGGGCGTCAGGGGCCGTCGACGTGGGTGACGATGGCCGATCCGGAGGGTAACGAGTTCTGCGTCGCCTGA
- a CDS encoding DinB family protein, with amino-acid sequence MTTQWTNELVEQLDWHWQNHVRPRLDGLTDDEYFWQPVAGCWTLRPEPTTGRLAIDWAYPEPSPPPVTTIAWRAAHLIVGIFGARTASHFGGPAIDYDHHPFAETAADALQQLDDTYAAWATGVRGLDEAGLAKPCGPAEGPYAALPMAALVLHINREAIHHAAEILLLRDLYRNRG; translated from the coding sequence ATGACCACCCAGTGGACGAACGAGCTGGTCGAACAACTGGACTGGCATTGGCAGAACCACGTCCGGCCCCGGCTGGACGGCCTGACCGACGACGAGTACTTCTGGCAACCGGTCGCCGGCTGCTGGACGCTCCGCCCCGAGCCCACCACCGGCCGGCTCGCGATCGACTGGGCGTACCCCGAGCCCAGTCCGCCACCGGTCACCACGATCGCCTGGCGGGCCGCCCACCTCATCGTCGGCATCTTCGGCGCCCGGACGGCGTCCCACTTCGGCGGGCCGGCGATCGACTACGACCACCACCCGTTCGCCGAGACCGCCGCCGACGCGCTCCAGCAACTCGACGACACGTACGCGGCGTGGGCGACCGGCGTACGCGGCCTCGACGAGGCAGGCTTGGCCAAGCCGTGCGGCCCGGCCGAAGGCCCCTACGCGGCACTCCCGATGGCCGCGCTGGTGCTGCACATCAATCGGGAAGCGATCCATCACGCGGCCGAAATCCTTCTGCTGCGCGACCTCTATCGGAATCGAGGCTGA
- a CDS encoding helix-turn-helix transcriptional regulator — protein MLETSARLLRLLTILPSRPAWTGTELAERLDVTVRTLRRDMTKLRDLGYPVVATPGVAGGYRLTAGSTLPPLLLEDDEAVAVVLSLSTATSHTVTGIADTSTRALAKIERILPARLRQRAAALRSTTVALTGSPPTVDPGALTLIAEACQSLHRLTFGYRDRDGSPTTRTVEPHRLVHTGRRWYLVARDVDRDAWRTFRADRIDQPKTTGIRFRPLDPPDAAAFVADAVSTAPYRYQARVRVDAPANAVAERVPAGTGVVEAVDSTSCLLMTGADSTAIIAMHLVLLGHDFTVVEPPELIDELAVLAGRLATAHERSSPS, from the coding sequence GTGCTGGAAACCTCCGCCCGTCTGCTGCGCCTGCTGACGATTCTGCCCAGTCGTCCGGCCTGGACCGGGACGGAGCTGGCCGAGCGCCTCGACGTCACCGTACGCACCCTGCGGCGGGACATGACCAAGCTGCGTGACCTGGGCTATCCGGTGGTGGCGACGCCCGGGGTCGCGGGCGGCTACCGCCTGACGGCCGGGTCGACGTTGCCCCCGCTGCTGCTGGAGGACGACGAGGCGGTGGCGGTGGTGCTCAGCCTGAGCACGGCGACCAGCCACACCGTCACCGGGATCGCCGACACCTCGACGCGGGCGCTGGCCAAGATCGAGCGCATCCTGCCGGCCCGGCTGCGGCAGCGGGCCGCGGCGCTGCGGTCGACCACGGTCGCGCTGACCGGCTCGCCGCCCACGGTCGATCCGGGTGCGTTGACGCTGATCGCCGAGGCGTGCCAGTCTCTGCACCGGTTGACCTTCGGCTATCGCGACCGGGACGGGTCCCCCACGACGCGTACGGTCGAACCGCATCGGCTCGTGCACACCGGCCGGCGGTGGTATCTCGTCGCCCGCGACGTGGACCGGGACGCGTGGCGTACGTTCCGGGCCGATCGCATCGACCAGCCGAAGACCACCGGGATCCGGTTCCGACCGCTCGATCCGCCGGACGCGGCCGCGTTCGTCGCCGACGCGGTGTCCACGGCCCCCTACCGCTACCAGGCCCGCGTACGCGTCGATGCCCCGGCGAACGCGGTCGCCGAGCGAGTCCCAGCCGGCACCGGAGTCGTCGAAGCGGTCGACTCGACGAGTTGTCTGTTGATGACGGGGGCGGACTCCACCGCGATCATCGCGATGCACCTCGTGCTGCTCGGGCACGACTTCACCGTGGTCGAACCGCCGGAGCTGATCGACGAACTCGCCGTCCTCGCCGGACGACTCGCGACCGCGCACGAAAGATCCAGTCCCAGCTAG